The following is a genomic window from Thermodesulfobacteriota bacterium.
CAGAAAACCGAACAGCGGCGGCACTCGGTGCACTGGAAGAAGTAATACCACCACTCCTTGAGAACATCCATGGTCAGTTCCCGGGCGCCGGAAATATGCTTGCCGAACAGGCTACTCATGATTCGCCCGGCAGCGGTGAAATCTTTACGATAAACCGACCGCAGCAGTTCGGCCCTCAATACCGGCATGTTTTTGGGATCGCCGGTGCCCAGAAAGAAATGACACTTGTCGGCGCAGGCCCCGCAGCGGACACAGATATCCATGAAGACCTTGAATGTCCGGAACCGTTCCAGCCGCTCCTTGAATCCTTCGTGCAGAATCTCCTGCCAGTTTTCCGGCAGCTTCCAGTCGTCTTCCAGCGGATTCCAGGCTCTGGCATTGGGCAGACCGACATATTCCACGCTTTTCGGGTTTGAGGCGTAACAGTACATGCCCTCCCGGATGACAACCGGCGTGTCCATCCAGCCGGTCCGAGGCGGCCTGTGATCTGTTCTTGCCAGCAACTCGGCGGGTTTTATCTTGCTTGCCATTGATTACTCCTTTTCCAGTGGTAAACCAGCTTCTCTCATTTTTTCTCTGAACTCTTCCTCGTATTCTTCATACGTATGCGTATGGACGGTGTAATTCCAGGGGTTCACATGCCTTTTGGCCCGGGTGGTATTGGCCAGGTTGCGCGTGGGTGACAGGAAAATCCCTCCGGCATGCATCAGTTTGCTGTAGGGGAAGTAAGCCACCAGCGCGCTGACCAGCAGCAGATGAACATAAAACAGGGTGCCGACGTTTTCCGGGACGGCGGGATTGAACGTCAGCAACCCCATGGCGAAGGCCTTGATGGCCAGAATGTCCACCTTGGCGAAGTAGCGCATCAGAATTCCGGTGGCGGCGATGCCGATAATCAGAAAAAGCGGGAAATAGTCGGACGCCAGTGAGATGTATTTGATCTGGGGCAGGAAGATCCTTCTGCCCAGCAGCACCAGCAGTGCGCCCAGCAGCACCAGGCCGGACATGTAAACGCCGGGCAGGCCGACGGCAAAGTAAGGGGAGAAGAACTCCAGGCGGAAAAAGGAATCGGCGTTTTCGAGAAGCCGAATCACCAGCGGGACCGGCTCGAAGAAAAACCGCATATGCCGGAGAAGGACCACGGCAAAGGCATAATGAAACGCCAGGGCCGTTGCCCAGAGAACGATTTCCCAGCGATAGGAGAGCCGGTAGTTTTCCTTGAATTTGGCTTTGGTGTTTCGAAACAGGGAGCGGAACGTCAGCACCTCAAACAGCATGCGGATGACCACCCCGATGGTTGTGCTGGGGTTGTCAATTTTGTCCTGCTGAATCCAGGGCAGGCTTTTCTGCTGGCCGCAGGTCGTGGGGATGCGAAAGGGAACGGCGGAATTGGCCCAATTCAGCACCTTGCGGGTTACTCCGACAATGAACAGGACGACGGCCGCGTAAGGGATGATGATGCCGAAAAATCCTTTCAATCCCAGTGTGTCGACCCCTATCCAGGTCAGCACAATGAGGACCACAACCGTTGCCAACGAGAACAGATAGTTTACATTCATCAACAGCACCTCTCTATAAAAAATTCATCCATCATGGCCGCTGAAACCGGCTGATTCTCGAACGACCAGTTAATCAGTTGGTTTGCTCCGGGTCCGACACCAACCCCGCTTTTTCAAATGCTTTGAATACTCTGTTCCTGGCCTCATAGGCCCGAAGCTCAAAAATTTTTTCCCGGCACTCCATGTATTTGTCGAAACCGAGCAGAACCAGTTCATCAATTTTTTTATCCAGTTGCCGATATGGACCGGAATTATCGTTGTCGCCCTGGCCGCCCGTCACGTCCCGGATAATCTGTTTCAGTGAAAAAATAAAAGAGACCGCTTCGGAAGGCGCAAAGGACTGAACGGCTCGGACCCGGATGGCGGCATCCAGGCACTCCGACAACTCGTTCTGAGACGCCTGCGAAGCCAGGCCATCAATGACTTTTGTCAGGCTTTCGGAAAGACTACCGGCCACGGGGTTGGCAAACCGGTCTTTCTCCCTTAAAAAAAAGGAAGCGGTTTCCGCCGGGTAAGTTTTGAGGGCAACCTCGATCCATTGCCTGGTAATGGACTCTTTATGGCCGGCTATTAAGGATTCAACGGTTGGCATGACTGTTTTCCCAAATACTCAACTGGCCTGTCCCCTTCCCGAAAATAAATCGTCAGAAGCATGCCGACGACCGCTTGCCTGCACATGGTACCGGACACGCGATACCGCTACGATGTTAAAAAAAGTTTATATAATCAAGCAATTTTTTTCTGTCAAGGAAAAAGGGACGTTGCCGTCGATATCATTAATAGAGGCCGTTACGGCTCATTCGGGCAGGATATTCATCTGCCGCCACGCAAAATTATTGCCTTGACATCAAGCGGCTGAAGGTGGTATCCGTTTCACCGTTTCATGTTTTTCCGGCGGGGCGTAGCGCAGCCTGGTAGCGCACTTGCATGGGGTGCAAGGAGCCGCAGGTTCAAATCCTGCCGCCCCGACCAAAAAAGTCATTAGCCCGCATTCAGATGTTTCCTTAATGTGGCCTTAATAAAGATCCTCAGAAAGCAGTACGGCTTCGGCTACATCCCGCAGGGGCTTGCGTGAATCCATGCTGCGTTTGCGGATCCAGCGGTAGGCCTCGTCGATCTCCATGCCGCGTTTGCGCATGAGTACTTCCTTGGCCCGTTCCACCATTTTCCGGGTTTCCAGTTCTTCGCGGATGATTTTAGCGTCCAGGGCCAGCTGGGTATTGTGGATTGCCACCGCCGCCTGGTGGGCCACGGCGGTGATCAGATTGACTTCCGTTTCGGAAAAGTCGTGGGGCACGGCGGTAAAACAGTTCAGCACCCCGATGACCTCGTTGTTTTTGATCTGCATGGGAATGCCCACCATGGAAACCAGGCCCAGCTTTTCCGCCATGGCCTTTTCCTTGAACCGGTCGTCCCGCAGAACATGGCGGACAATGATCGGCACTTTGTTGGTGGCCACGTAACCGACGATCCCCTCATCCAGGTTCAAGGTGCGGTCCTTGACGTATGCCGGATCGATGGCCTGGGTGGCTTTCAGCCGGATTTTTTTTCCATTGCCTTCTTCCTCAATCATCCACAGGGAGCAGATTTCCACGCCCGTGACCTTGGCCGTGACCATGACAATCAGCTTGAGGATGTCTTCCAGATATTGTTCGGAGGCCACCGCCCGGCTGATATCCGCCAGCGCCTTGAAGTATTTCTCCGCCTCCGGGTGGTCGGTGGTGTGCGGCATTTCACGATTCCTGATGGCCGTTTCCGGTTGGTTGCATGAATGTTTGTATTCCGGTTCCACGGAACAACTGTCTTTTATAATAAAAGATTCCGCCTGTCAACCGCGTTCGGTCGCCGGCGGTGAATAACCGCTTGTTTTTCTGATGCTTATGATGCTATAAAACAAAGGAAAAACGGGCGGGTGAAGAACAGATGGTCTTCCCGTCCATTATTCAATTTTCAGCATGCAATACCATACAACTTAAGGAAGCGATGAACCCGGACCGGCCCTCACAAAGGACTATTCTCCCTCCGGCGCTGCAGCCCGGAGACGCCATCGGTATTGCCGCCCCGGCCAGTGCCTTTGATGCCAACCTGTTTCAACGGGGGATCATGGCGCTCGAATCGCTGGGGTTCCGGGCAATCATCCCGGAGAACCTTTCGTTGCAGAGAGGGTATCTGGCCGGGACGGATGCGCACCGGGCCGCCATCATAAACCGGCTTTTTTCCGATAGAGACGTGAAAGCAATCATGTGCGCCAGGGGCGGGTTCGGGTCCCTGAAAATTCTGTCCATGCTCGATTATGACCTGATCAGGACCAGGCCGAAAATTTTCGCCGGGTTCAGCGATATAACCGTACTCCTGTCAGTTTTTTTTGAAAAAACAGGGCTGGTGACCCTTCATGCTCCGGTCATCACGACGCTGGCGGATGCCGGGGAGGCAACACGGACGGCGCTGGCATCGGCATTCATGTCACCGGCGCCCACGACACTGGCGGCGGTGGAAGGGATTTCGCTGGTGCCGGGACGGGCCACGGGAATCGTTCGCGGCGGCAATCTTGCGTCCCTCTGCCAGCTGACCGGCACTCCCTATCAACCGGATTTGAAAGGGAGCCTGCTGCTGCTGGAAGACACGGCTGAAGCGCCTTACCGGATTGACCGGATGCTGACCCAGATGCGTCTGGCCGGGTGTCTGGACGGCGTGGCCGGGGTAATCCTGGGGCGGTTTGACCAGTGCGGGGAGATGCGGGAGATTTACGATATCGTCAGAGCCTGTTTTACCGAATCGATTCCGATTCTGGCCGGGCTGCCGGTGGGGCATGAAGGAGATAACCTGCCGTTGCCCCTGGGATTGAGCGCCACCCTGGACGCCGACCGGGGGACGCTGGCATACGACTCGCCGGCGCTGTCAACAGCGGTCCGGAAAGTGCCATGAAAGAAGCCCGGCGCCTGATGGAGGAGGGGGTCGCCCGGGGGGTCTTCCCGGGGGGCGTGCTGCATGTCCGGCGGAACCGCCGGGATCTTTTTCATGAGGCTTATGGGCAGGCCGATCTTTTTTCACGCCAGCCCATGACCCGGGACACGGTTTTTGATCTGGCATCGCTGACCAAGCCTCTGGCCACGGCCCCGGCCGTTTTGAAGCTGGCTGATGAAGGCCGTCTGCGCCTGGACGATGCCGTCGGCGATATCCTGCCGGAATTCCGGGGTACGGATAAACACGCCATTACGCCGGTGCAACTGCTTCTGCATACTTCCGGGCTTCCCGCCCACCGCGAATACTTTTTGACGCTGGCCCGCCTTCCCCGTCAGGAAAGGGATCAGGCCCTGCTCCGGCTGCTGGCCGGAGAACCTCTGGAATACGCCCCCGGCCGCCATCAGGTATACAGTGACCTGGGTTACATGGTGCTCAAATATGTGGTGGAAAAGGTGTCCGGTAAACGGCTGGATGTTTTCGTTCATGAATTCCTCTACGCGCCTCTGCGCATCCACGATCTTTTTTTTATCGATATCCACCGGGAGGATCCGGCCGCGCTGGAGGTAATGCGGACGGAAAGAGCTTTTGCCGCGACCGAAGACTGCCCCCGACGGGGCTGCCTCGTCAAAGGGATGGTTCATGATGATAACGCCTATGAGGCCGGGGGGGTCGCCGGCCAGGCGGGATTGTTTGGCACCACCACAGCGGTGGCCCGGTTTCTGGACGCGCTGCTGGATATCCATGGCGGTGAAACGCCGGTGGGGATTTTGTCAAGAGAAACGACGGCGCTGATGCTGGCGCCCAAGCCGGGATCCGGACGAACCTATGGGTTTGACACCCCGGATCGTGAGAATTCCAGTGCCGGCCGACTGTTTTCTGATACAACCGTGGGGCATCTGGGCTTTACCGGCGTGTCCGTGTGGCTGGACATTGCCCGCGCCGTAACCGTTCTGCTGTTTACCAACCGGGTTCATCCCCGCCGGGATCATAACGAATTGAAAGCGTTTCGCCCGATTCTCCATGACGCCGTTATGTCGGAATTGACCGGTCAAAATCCGGCGGTTTTTTAAAAATAAGATATTTTCCCTTGTGCCGGGGACGGTTTATTGATAGAAATAAAAGATATTTTTCAATCAGGGATGTTTTTAACAATTTGTTTTTTTATGAAGAATTGACCGGGGCGCGGTGGTGAGACAGCGGTTCCGGCTCGTCGCCTCCGGTATGATCAATTATGAAAAAGGATTGTCATGAATCTTCTGTCGGATACTTTTTTGGGCTTTTTTTCCAGCGATCTGGCGATTGATCTGGGGACTGCTAATACGCTTGTGTTTGTCAAGGGTAAGGGGGTTGTCTTGAGCGAACCGTCCGTGGTGGCCATACGGACCGACACCCGGGTCAAGAATCGGGTGGTGGCTGTTGGCGCGGAAGCCAAACGGATGCTGGGCAGGACGCCGGGAAGCATTGTGGCAATCCGGCCTATGCGGGATGGTGTGATCGCGGATTTCGAGGTGGCGGAAGCCATGCTGCGCTATTTTATTCTGAAGGCGCATAACCGGCGCAAGTTTGTCCGGCCGCGAATTATTATCGCCGTGCCATCCGGTATTACCGAGGTCGAGAAGCGGGCCGTTAAGGACTCGGCCGAACGGGCCGGCGCCAGGGAGGTTATCCTTATGGAAGAACCGATGGCGGCGGCCATCGGCGCAGGCCTTCCGATCACCGAGCCGACCTGTAACATGGTGGTGGATATCGGCGGCGGAACCACTGAAGTGGCTGTGATTTCTCTGGCCGGCATTGTTTACAGCCGGTCGCTGCGGGTGGCCGGTGACAAGATGGACGAAGCCATCGCCCAGTACATTAAAAGGAAATACAATCTGCTGATCGGCGAGCGAACGGCCGAACTGATTAAAATAACGATCGGCAATGCCTATCCGGATGAAGAGAACCTGGAAACCATCGAGGTGAAAGGCCGGGATCTGGTATCCGGTATTCCCAAGATACTGGCCATAGATTCAGAGGAGATTCGCCTGGCGATTTCCGAACAGATCGAAGCGATTGTGGAAACCGTCAAAATGGCTCTGGAACAGACGCCTCCTGAACTGTCGGCGGATATTGTTGATCGTGGAATCGTACTGACGGGAGGGGGCGCCCTGCTGAAGAATCTGGACAAGCTGCTTCGGGAAGAGACAGGCCTTCCCATAACCATCGCCGATGATCCTTTGATAACCGTTGCCGTTGGTACCGGTAAAGCCCTGGATAACATTGAAGTCCTGAAGCAGGTCATGCTGTAGACGGAAAATCTTCCGAATTATTCAGGGGCGAAACCGGCGTGTTTTAGCGTTTTTCCGGCGGCGTTCAGCCGGCATGTCATTGTGGTTTACCATCATACAATATGTTTTCACGAAAATTTTTGATTGTAGCCGCCGTTATTCTTATCTTGCTCGCCCATGTGGTGTTTCTCTTCTTTACCAGCCGGCGCAGCACTTATCCTATCGGCGGCGGAACTCTCGGCATTTTTATCGTAGCCCCGATTCAGGATATCTTGACCAGTTCGGCCCGTTTTATAAGACAGACCTGGCACAACTATTTTGATTTGGTTTCGACCGCGGAAACCAGCCAAAAATTAAAAGTGGAGGTGCAACGGTTGGTTGCTGAAAACAACCGCTGCAGGGAAATTGAGCTCTCCAACGAGCGGCTTCGCGCTCTGTTGGATTTTCACAAGGAGTTCGATATCCAGGTGACGGCCGCCGAAGTCGTGGGCCGGGACCCCTCCGGATGGTTTAAGACGGTTATTGTCGATAAAGGATCCGCGGACGGGGTGAGAAAACGGATGCCGGTGGTAGTCGCGGCCGGTATCGTCGGTCAGATCGTTGATGTGTCCCGTTATTACTCCAAGGTTCTGCTGGTGATCGACAGGAACAGCGCGGTGGACGGTTTATGCCAGCGGTCAAGGGCCCGGGGGATTGTCAAGGGCTCTGATGTGGACAATCAGTGCGATTTTATTTACGTGTTAAGAACCAGCGATGTCATCGCCGGAGACATGGTGATATCTTCCGGGCTGGACGGGATCTATCCCAAAGGCTTGCCCCTGGGACGGGTTTCGGGTGTAATGAAAAAAAAGTGCGGTATGTTCCAGAACGTTGAGATTGAGCCATTTGTCGATTTTGATCGTCTGGAGGAGGTTCTGGTAGTGTTGAATCAGCCGCAGCTTGACTTCACGGATATCCAATGATTTATCTCTTTTATGTTTTCACCGCTTTGGCGCTGATCCTTCTGGAAACACTGGTGCTGGCGGTTTATCTGCCGTCCGGTTTGACCTATGACTTATTGATCCCTCTGGTGGTTTATCTGTCGTTTTTTCATCCCAACGGCAGGACGATTTTATTGATTCTGTTCCTGGGATTGATCGTGGACGGATTAACCGGCGGGGCGATGGGCGTTTATGCGCTGACCTATTTTTGGATTTTTGCGGGCGCGCAACTGGTGGTCCATTATTTGCAGAAAGACAATCTGGCCTTGATGGCCAGCGTAATTCTCGCGGGGATTCTTCTGGAATATGCTTTTTTACTGACCGTTGCGGGTTTGTCCGGAAACGCGTTGCCGGTGGAGAAGCACCTGGCCGGTATTCTCATTGGCCGAATGATTGTGGCGGGCACAACGGGACCAGTTATGGTGTGCGCCTTCAAATGGTTATATGGCGGCAAGAAGACCATTCCGGATATAGCAGAAGTTGATTTGTCCGGCACGCCGGAACGCAAGCCGCAGGGCAGCAACTGATCCGGTGATGCTGTTCCCCTGAGCGTCATGGATGGAGCCGGGGCGGATCATTCAAGTATTGAGACGCCCTTTTTCTTGTTGGGACTGGTTTTGCGCATTTTTCATCGTCATGAAATTGCAAACGACGGCCGGTTAAGCGGCAGGCGGGATGTGGCGACGTGAAAAATTTTTTCCGGACAGTGGACCTTGATGTCTATAGAAAACGCCTCATCCTTCTCCTGCTGATGATAACGGCTGCCTTTGCCGTCCTTTTCTCCCGACTGTTTTTTTTGCAAATTATTGAAGGAAGCGACTATCTGCGGCTGTCGGCCAATAATTGTATCCGCCTTCAGGATATCGACCCCCTGCGGGGACTGATTTTTGACCGGAACGGGAAATGCATGGTGGACAATCGGCCCTCCTTTGATTTGACCATTATTCCCCGGGACGCCGGTAAAATCGACGACACCTTGGCGACGCTGGCGGAGATTACCGGTTTTACCTTTCAGGATCTGAAGAGCAGTTATTCGAAAAACAAAAAAGGGGGATATCAACCGATTCTGTTGTCCGCTGACGTCAGTCGGGACGTCCTGGCGGCGGTGATGGCCAATAAATTTGATATGCCGGGAGTGATCATTCATCTCAAACCCTTGCGGCATTATCTTTATGACCGATTTGCCGCTCACCTGATCGGATATCTGGGTGAAATCAGCAAAAAAGAACTGGAAGAGAGGGAGTTCACCGGTTACGAGGCCGGTTGTTTCGTGGGAAAATGCGGTGTGGAGAGGGCCTTTGACCGCCATCTGCGAGGACGAAAAGGCGGTTCCCAAGTGGAGGTTAACGCCAACGGGCAGGTCAAACGGATTTTAAAAACGGTTCCCGCCGAAGCCGGAAACAGCATTTATCTGACGATTGATTTTGAATTACAGAAGAAGGCCGAGGCCCTGCTGGAAGGATTGTGCGGAGCGGTCGTGGCCCTGGATCCGCTTACCGGGGAAGTCCTGGCGCTATGCAGCAGCCCTGCCTTTGATCAGAACAGCTTTATCAGCGGTCTGTCTGGAAAAGCGTGGCGGGAGCTGGTATCGGATCCCCGGAAGCCATTAAGCAACAAGGCGATTCAGGCGGAATACCCGCCGGGATCGACATACAAAATTGTAACGGCGTTGGCCGGTTTGCAGGAACGGTTGATATCGCCGGCGGAAACCTTTTTCTGCCCCGGATACTATCAGTATGGAGACCGTCTTTTCCGTTGCTGGAAAGAGCATGGGCACGGCCAGGTCGGTATGGTAAACGCCCTGGCGCAATCCTGTGACGTCTATTTTTACCAGCTGGGCCAGAGAGCCGGAGTGGAACGGCTGGCTTGGTATGCCAAGGGGTGCGGCCTGGGCCGTCCGACCGGCATCGATCTGTTCGGGGAAAAAGCCGGTCTGATACCGTCGGAGAAATGGAAAAGGAGCCGTTTGAAACAGCCTTGGTACAGCGGTGAAACTCTTTCTGTTGCTATCGGTCAGGGCTACAATCTGGTAACGCCGATTCAGATGGCGGTGCTGGCGGCGGCCGTTGCCAACGGGGGAATGATAAAAAAACCCCTGATCATGAAAAAGATTGAAACCATGGATGGTATCGTTGTCGAGAACGGACGGACAACGGATGAGGGAAGACTTCCGGTTGACCCGGCTGCGCTGGCGGTTGTCCGGGAGGGCCTTTGGAAAGTGGTCAATGAACCGGGCGGAACGGCCTATTATCGTGTTCACGATGAAGCACTGGATATCAGCGGGAAAACCGGGACGGCACAAGTCGTAGCCAGCCCCAAGGAAAAAGATGGTCGTTTGTCGGGTCTGGTTGACGCCATTAAACCACATGCCTGGTTCATCGCCTACGCCCCCTCTGTAAATCCGAAGATCGCCATGGCGGTCGTGGTGGAACGGGGAGGTCACGGATCCAGCGTGGCGGCGCCGATTGCCAGAGAAATGATCAGTATGTACCTGAATGGAAGTCCGGATCCGGAACACTGCCCTCAACCGTTGGCGTCAGAATAGGGGACACGCCGGAAAGGAAGGAGATCATGGCCGAAGGAGAAGAGGGGAAAAAACAGGTGGACTGGGGGATCCTGGTGCCTGTTTTCCTGCTGGGCATTATCGGGATCATGACGATTTTCAGTGCAGCCGCGTCGGAAACCCCTGACCTGCAGAAAAGGCTTTGCCTCAAGCAGGCGATGTGGTTTGCCGGCAGCATGATGATGATTCTTTTTTTTCTTTTTTTTAATTATAAGCGACTTTTTTCCTGGGCGGAGGGTATTTATATCGTCAGCATTGTTCTGTTGATCGCCGTGCTTTTGCTCGGACGTGAGGCCGGTGGGGCCCGGCGCTGGCTGCCCCTGGGCCCAATTTCCGTCCAGCCTTCGGAGATGATGAAGATGGCGCTGGTCATCATCATTGCCAAGTACTATTCCCAGAAATCGATTACGGGGGGCCTGACGTTAAGGCATCTGATCGTTCCCATGGTGCTGACAGCCGTTCCGTTCGGCCTGATTCTGGTCCAGCCGGATCTCGGGACCGCCATGCTGCTGGTGTTGATTACCGCATTCATGACCGGTTTTGTCAAGGTGAGACGGCGGACGGTTCTGGTATTCGGGGGAGCGCTGATAGCCGCAGCTCCCCTGATCTGGATGTTTCTGTTAAAATCGTATCAGAAACTCCGGGTGCTGACCTTCCTGAACCCTGATCGTGATCCCCTGGGCGCCGGATACCATATTATTCAGTCAAAGATCGCTATCGGTTCCGGCATGCTGTTCGGCAAGGGATACATGAAAGGGACCCAGAACGCGCTGGCTTTCCTTCCGGAGCAGCATACGGATTTCATTTTTTCGGTGCTGGCGGAAGAATGGGGGTTGGTCGGTGCCGGCGCAGTGCTTCTGCTTTATCTTTTTGTAATTGTCTGGGGAATCGGTATTGCGTATAAGTGTAAGGATCCGTTCGGTATTATTTTGTCCGTGGGCGCCATCGGAGTAATTTTCTGGCAGGTTGTCATCAATGTCGGTATGGTAATGGGGTTGATGCCGGTGGTCGGCGTCCCCCTTCCGCTGATCAGCTACGGCGGTTCGTCGGTGCTGACGTTTATGATGGCCATAGGGGTGCTGATGAATATCAGCATGAAGAGAACCTGGATTGAATAGTGATACCTCGTCGGGTAAGATCTGAAACCACATCAGAGAGGGGAGGCATAATGCGCAAGACAAAGGAGACGGCTCCGATAACGACCATTCTGGGAGTGGAAACCGCCGTTGAAGGCTCCATAGCCTTTACCGGTACGGTTCGGCTGGACGGCAGGGTTTCCGGAAAAATCGAAAGTCAGACGGGAACGGTTATTATCGGAGAAAAAGCCGTGATTGAAGCGGATATTTCCGTGGGCGTGGCTATTATCATGGGACGGGTCAAAGGGGTCATCGATGCCGCCAACCGGATCGAGATTTATCCTCCGGCGCAGGTGGATGGAGATATCCAGTCGCCGGTCATTTCCATTGATGCCGGGGTCCAGTTTAACGGCAAATGCACCATGAAACCCCGCGGAACAACGTTGGAGAAGAATCTTCCTCCTTTCGGTTCCCGGGAGGCGGAAGCGGGAGGAAAAGTTAAAAATTTTCCAAAAAACCTTTGACATTAATTAACGCTATGGTATAAGAGCAGTTTGTTTTGCATTTTATATGTGTTTAATTAAGAATTTTTGTAATAGCGACAGTGGTTTTGATTGCCGGAGGCGTTTTTATGGGATGTGATCGAAAATGGGTGTCGGCAGGAATAACCGTAGGATCCGGGGTATTCCTTTTAACGGGAGCCGCCCAGGCTTCAGGTGGCGGTATCAGTGTTTTCCCGGACCAGTCGTGTATTCTGCAGATCATTAATTTTCTGGTTTTGATCTGGGCGCTTAATATTATTTTGTATCGGCCGATGCGGAGCATAGTGGCCAAGCGTCAGGAGCACATGTCCGGTCTGGACAAAGATATTGAGCAGGCTAAAAAAGAGTTAAGCGAAAAGGAAAATGCTTACGCGGGTGCCATCAAAGAGGCCAAGACTGACGGCATGAAAGCAAAAAACGCTCTTCTCGAGGAGGGGACCGCGGAGGAAAATAAAATAATCGAAGAAATTAATCAGAAGGCCCAGCAGGCGCTGGCTGATAACAAAGCCAGAATTGCCCAGGATGTGAAAAAAGCAGCCGCGGATTTGCAGAAGGAAGTGGAAGCTTTTGCAGCAGATATCGGCCGGAAAATCTTGGGGAGGGAGCTTTCATGAGGACAACGGGAACATATAACTCATTGTTTAACCTGTCCAAATCGGCGAAGAAAACGGTTTTGATGGCGGTTACGGTCTGCCTGTTGCTGACG
Proteins encoded in this region:
- the dsrM gene encoding sulfate reduction electron transfer complex DsrMKJOP subunit DsrM; this encodes MNVNYLFSLATVVVLIVLTWIGVDTLGLKGFFGIIIPYAAVVLFIVGVTRKVLNWANSAVPFRIPTTCGQQKSLPWIQQDKIDNPSTTIGVVIRMLFEVLTFRSLFRNTKAKFKENYRLSYRWEIVLWATALAFHYAFAVVLLRHMRFFFEPVPLVIRLLENADSFFRLEFFSPYFAVGLPGVYMSGLVLLGALLVLLGRRIFLPQIKYISLASDYFPLFLIIGIAATGILMRYFAKVDILAIKAFAMGLLTFNPAVPENVGTLFYVHLLLVSALVAYFPYSKLMHAGGIFLSPTRNLANTTRAKRHVNPWNYTVHTHTYEEYEEEFREKMREAGLPLEKE
- a CDS encoding RsbRD N-terminal domain-containing protein, with the translated sequence MPTVESLIAGHKESITRQWIEVALKTYPAETASFFLREKDRFANPVAGSLSESLTKVIDGLASQASQNELSECLDAAIRVRAVQSFAPSEAVSFIFSLKQIIRDVTGGQGDNDNSGPYRQLDKKIDELVLLGFDKYMECREKIFELRAYEARNRVFKAFEKAGLVSDPEQTN
- a CDS encoding GAF and ANTAR domain-containing protein, with product MPHTTDHPEAEKYFKALADISRAVASEQYLEDILKLIVMVTAKVTGVEICSLWMIEEEGNGKKIRLKATQAIDPAYVKDRTLNLDEGIVGYVATNKVPIIVRHVLRDDRFKEKAMAEKLGLVSMVGIPMQIKNNEVIGVLNCFTAVPHDFSETEVNLITAVAHQAAVAIHNTQLALDAKIIREELETRKMVERAKEVLMRKRGMEIDEAYRWIRKRSMDSRKPLRDVAEAVLLSEDLY
- a CDS encoding LD-carboxypeptidase — translated: MNPDRPSQRTILPPALQPGDAIGIAAPASAFDANLFQRGIMALESLGFRAIIPENLSLQRGYLAGTDAHRAAIINRLFSDRDVKAIMCARGGFGSLKILSMLDYDLIRTRPKIFAGFSDITVLLSVFFEKTGLVTLHAPVITTLADAGEATRTALASAFMSPAPTTLAAVEGISLVPGRATGIVRGGNLASLCQLTGTPYQPDLKGSLLLLEDTAEAPYRIDRMLTQMRLAGCLDGVAGVILGRFDQCGEMREIYDIVRACFTESIPILAGLPVGHEGDNLPLPLGLSATLDADRGTLAYDSPALSTAVRKVP
- a CDS encoding serine hydrolase domain-containing protein is translated as MKEARRLMEEGVARGVFPGGVLHVRRNRRDLFHEAYGQADLFSRQPMTRDTVFDLASLTKPLATAPAVLKLADEGRLRLDDAVGDILPEFRGTDKHAITPVQLLLHTSGLPAHREYFLTLARLPRQERDQALLRLLAGEPLEYAPGRHQVYSDLGYMVLKYVVEKVSGKRLDVFVHEFLYAPLRIHDLFFIDIHREDPAALEVMRTERAFAATEDCPRRGCLVKGMVHDDNAYEAGGVAGQAGLFGTTTAVARFLDALLDIHGGETPVGILSRETTALMLAPKPGSGRTYGFDTPDRENSSAGRLFSDTTVGHLGFTGVSVWLDIARAVTVLLFTNRVHPRRDHNELKAFRPILHDAVMSELTGQNPAVF
- a CDS encoding rod shape-determining protein — its product is MNLLSDTFLGFFSSDLAIDLGTANTLVFVKGKGVVLSEPSVVAIRTDTRVKNRVVAVGAEAKRMLGRTPGSIVAIRPMRDGVIADFEVAEAMLRYFILKAHNRRKFVRPRIIIAVPSGITEVEKRAVKDSAERAGAREVILMEEPMAAAIGAGLPITEPTCNMVVDIGGGTTEVAVISLAGIVYSRSLRVAGDKMDEAIAQYIKRKYNLLIGERTAELIKITIGNAYPDEENLETIEVKGRDLVSGIPKILAIDSEEIRLAISEQIEAIVETVKMALEQTPPELSADIVDRGIVLTGGGALLKNLDKLLREETGLPITIADDPLITVAVGTGKALDNIEVLKQVML
- the mreC gene encoding rod shape-determining protein MreC, which produces MFSRKFLIVAAVILILLAHVVFLFFTSRRSTYPIGGGTLGIFIVAPIQDILTSSARFIRQTWHNYFDLVSTAETSQKLKVEVQRLVAENNRCREIELSNERLRALLDFHKEFDIQVTAAEVVGRDPSGWFKTVIVDKGSADGVRKRMPVVVAAGIVGQIVDVSRYYSKVLLVIDRNSAVDGLCQRSRARGIVKGSDVDNQCDFIYVLRTSDVIAGDMVISSGLDGIYPKGLPLGRVSGVMKKKCGMFQNVEIEPFVDFDRLEEVLVVLNQPQLDFTDIQ
- the mreD gene encoding rod shape-determining protein MreD, which codes for MALILLETLVLAVYLPSGLTYDLLIPLVVYLSFFHPNGRTILLILFLGLIVDGLTGGAMGVYALTYFWIFAGAQLVVHYLQKDNLALMASVILAGILLEYAFLLTVAGLSGNALPVEKHLAGILIGRMIVAGTTGPVMVCAFKWLYGGKKTIPDIAEVDLSGTPERKPQGSN